GAGCAGATGGCACAACAATCGCTGGCGTTAACTCGCAAACGGTTTGGTAATACGATGTCGCTTTATATTCCATTGTACCTATCCAACCTGTGTGCGAATGCATGCTCGTATTGTGGCTTCTCAATGGAGAACCGTATCAAGCGCCGCACTCTTACTTTGGAAGAGATAGATGCTGAATGTGCAGCGATCAAAAAGATGAAGTTTGATAGTGTTTTGTTAGTCACCGGTGAACATGAAACTAAGGTTGGAATGAATTACTTCCGACAGGTGTTGCCGAAAATCAAAAAACAATTCAACTACCTTGCGATGGAAGTACAGCCGCTTGACCAGCATGATTACGCAGAACTTAAAACTCTCGGCTTGGATGCGGTGATGGTTTACCAAGAGACCTATCAACCAAGGACCTACGCGGAGCATCATCTGCGTGGCAATAAAATGGATTTTGAGTACCGCCTCGAAACACCCGATCGATTGGCAAAGGCGGGTATCGATAAGATAGGTATTGGAGCCTTGATTGGTTTGGAAGACTGGCGAACTGACTGCTTCTTTGTTGCTGCTCACTTAGATTACCTAGAGCGTACTTACTGGCAAACTCGTTACTCTATTTCGTTCCCGCGCCTTCGCCCTTGTGAGGGGGGAGACGCCAATGGTGGTCTACAACCTAAGTCTGTTATGAGTGATAAACAGTTGGTTCAACTTATCTGCGCGTATCGATTGTTAAACCCAGAGGTTGAGTTATCTCTTTCGACTCGTGAGTCTGCAACTTTCCGCGACAATGTGTTGCCATTGGGAATAACAAGTATGTCGGCGGCTTCGAAAACCCAACCTGGCGGTTATGCTTCGGGCGAAGAAGAACTTGAGCAGTTTGAGATAAGTGATGAGAGAAGTGCTGCCGATGTGGAGTCGATGATTCGTCGGCGAGGATTCGACCCAGTGTGGAAAGATTGGCACAGTGCTTATTCTGGCTAGTTAACATCTAAATTAATGTTCCACGTGAAACATTAGTTTAGATGTATTGATACAGACAAACAGAAACGGCTACCTAACAGGTAGCCGTTTTTCTATTGTCACTTTTTATTTAACTTAGTAAGTGCGTTTTGATTCAGTTAATAAGCTAGCTAAACCTTATGCGTGAGCTAATGGAGTCGTTGACTGGCGCAACCATTCCAACGTATCACCTTCAACTAATGGGCTAAGATCGTGCCATACTTT
The Vibrio kanaloae genome window above contains:
- the thiH gene encoding 2-iminoacetate synthase ThiH, which translates into the protein MTFVDRFKQLNWDDIGMSIFSKTAADVERALSNPKRDLEDFKALISPAAEPYLEQMAQQSLALTRKRFGNTMSLYIPLYLSNLCANACSYCGFSMENRIKRRTLTLEEIDAECAAIKKMKFDSVLLVTGEHETKVGMNYFRQVLPKIKKQFNYLAMEVQPLDQHDYAELKTLGLDAVMVYQETYQPRTYAEHHLRGNKMDFEYRLETPDRLAKAGIDKIGIGALIGLEDWRTDCFFVAAHLDYLERTYWQTRYSISFPRLRPCEGGDANGGLQPKSVMSDKQLVQLICAYRLLNPEVELSLSTRESATFRDNVLPLGITSMSAASKTQPGGYASGEEELEQFEISDERSAADVESMIRRRGFDPVWKDWHSAYSG